The genomic stretch ATGGCTCCCTGACGCGGCGCCGGTCTGGTCCCGTATCGTGGTCCCGGCGCGTGCCCCACTGCGAAGGATGGCGACCTTGCCCAGCGACGCGACGCCGCCCGAGGTCCAGCCCGACGGCGGCTATGCCGAATATTTCGCGGGCGGGTACACCAAGGTCAGGGGATGGCTCGCCAGCCGCGGCGCCGCCGGCCTCAAGGCGGTGCTGACGTTCCAGGAGCGGCGCGGGGTCACCGGTACGATCGCCGAGATCGGCACGTTCCACGGCAAGACCTTCGTCGGGCTCGGTCTCGCGGTGCGCCCGCAGGAGACGCTGGTCGGCGTCGATCTCTTTGTTCACCTGGGCACGGATTTCGAACCCATCCTGCGTCGGAACTGCGCCACCTTTGGCGTCGATCCGGACCGGTTCCGCCTGCATCGCGGCCCCTCGACCGACCTCGGTATTCCGGAATGGCGGGAATTGCTCGGCCCGCCGGCACGCCTGGTGCACGTAGATGGCAGCCACCAATATGCGCCGGCCCTGCACGACCTGAAGTTGGCAGCGAGCCATCTTGCGCCCGGCGGCGCGATCCTGGTCGACGACATCCTGAGCGTCGTGTGCCCGGACGTGACCACGGCGGCGATCGACTTCCTGAGGGAGCATTCCGACTTCCGCGCGGTCGCGCTGTTCGACCGCGATGGCCGAATCGGGCGCGGCGGCGCCAAACTCCTGATGGCCGCGGCGCAGGACGAGGACGCCTATGTGAAGGCCCTCGCGTTCGCCTTCCGGCCCGCCCGGGCGGTGCGCAGACCCTTCGCGACGAGCCGCCCGCTGGTGTTCTAAAGCCGCGTTGGGGCGCTGCGACGCCCCTGGCCTTCGGTTCTCACGATCACCTTCCCCCAACCCGGCGATTCCCGCCGCATCGGGATCCGCTCCGGCAGCGCCGGGCGGGCTAGCGTTGGTCGCGCCCGCAGGCCTCCTGCGCGGCACCCTGCCGCGACAGCCACGACCGCGGCAAACGCCGCTTCCGCCCCCCGTGCAGACGCTCGACATCGCCGCGCCTGACGACCGCGCAGCAGGCGCATTCCAGCCCCTCTTGAACCACCCGTCGCCGTCACCCACCTCAAGGGTGCCAGCGGTGCCCTCGGGGCCGCCGGCGCGGAACGGCAGGGTCGCCCGATCGGGGGCCCGCGAGACCGGATCCGCAACATCGGACCTTGCTATCGCAGGAGGTTCATCGTGAACGCCATCGACTTCTCCCCCCTGTTCCGTACCGCCATCGGCTTCGATCGCCTGGCGCGCCTCATGGACAACGCCCGCGCGGTGCCCGAGGCGAACGGCTACCCCCCCTACAACATCGAAAAGACCGGTGAAGAAAGCTACGTCCTGACCATGGCCGTGGCCGGCTTCTCTGAAGCCGACATCGACATCACCGCGCAGGACAACACCCTGACCATTACCGGCCGGCCCCAGCCGCAGCCCGAGGATGGCCGCCGCTTCCTGCACCGCGGCATCGCCGGGCGCGCCTTCGAGCGCCGCTTCGTCCTCGCCGACCACATCGTGGTCGAGGGCGCGGACCTGGCCAACGGCCTGCTGCACGTGGCGCTGAAGCGCGTGGTGCCCGAGGCGCTGAAGCCGCGCCGCATCCCGGTGCAGGGATCCCGTCCGGCGATCGCCGGCGAGGCCCAGGCCACCGCACAGGCGGCCTGACCGCCCCCCGGCCGCGCGCCGGGGCATCCATGAACCGACAGGGGCCCGTGGGCAACCGCCCGCGGGCCCTTTCGCATGGCGAACCGGCGCCTTGCCAGGAGCAGCCAGGCGCCCGCC from Roseomonas fluvialis encodes the following:
- a CDS encoding class I SAM-dependent methyltransferase, with translation MPSDATPPEVQPDGGYAEYFAGGYTKVRGWLASRGAAGLKAVLTFQERRGVTGTIAEIGTFHGKTFVGLGLAVRPQETLVGVDLFVHLGTDFEPILRRNCATFGVDPDRFRLHRGPSTDLGIPEWRELLGPPARLVHVDGSHQYAPALHDLKLAASHLAPGGAILVDDILSVVCPDVTTAAIDFLREHSDFRAVALFDRDGRIGRGGAKLLMAAAQDEDAYVKALAFAFRPARAVRRPFATSRPLVF
- a CDS encoding Hsp20 family protein, with product MNAIDFSPLFRTAIGFDRLARLMDNARAVPEANGYPPYNIEKTGEESYVLTMAVAGFSEADIDITAQDNTLTITGRPQPQPEDGRRFLHRGIAGRAFERRFVLADHIVVEGADLANGLLHVALKRVVPEALKPRRIPVQGSRPAIAGEAQATAQAA